The following proteins are co-located in the Pseudomonas synxantha genome:
- the moaA gene encoding GTP 3',8-cyclase MoaA encodes MSDKILMDRYSRRVDYLRMSVTDRCDFRCVYCMAEDMQFLPRQRILTLEELYQLAESFVALGTRKIRLTGGEPLIRPGVVDLCQRIAALPGLRELCMTTNGSQLGKFAIPLFDAGLKRLNISLDSLDPKRFRELTRTGDLAKVIAGIDAANAAGFQHTKLNCVVMKGRNDHEINDLVAFAIERGVDISFIEEMPLGEISEHSRAEAFYSSAQVRERIAERYTLIDSAESTQGPSRYWRLAEAPHIRLGFISPHSHNFCGTCNRVRLTVEGRLLLCLGNEHSVDLKEVLRRYPGEPQRLEHAILESMKIKPYRHNFELNDDVQVVRFMSMTGG; translated from the coding sequence ATGAGCGATAAAATCCTGATGGATCGATATTCTCGCCGGGTCGACTACCTCAGAATGTCGGTGACCGACCGCTGCGATTTCCGTTGTGTGTATTGCATGGCCGAAGACATGCAATTCCTGCCGCGCCAACGCATCCTCACGTTGGAGGAGCTTTATCAGTTGGCTGAAAGCTTCGTCGCCCTGGGCACGCGCAAAATCCGCCTGACCGGCGGCGAGCCCCTGATTCGCCCAGGGGTGGTTGATCTGTGCCAGCGCATCGCCGCCCTCCCCGGTCTGCGCGAGCTGTGCATGACCACTAACGGCTCGCAGTTGGGCAAGTTCGCCATCCCCTTGTTCGACGCCGGCCTCAAGCGCCTGAATATCAGCCTCGACAGCCTGGACCCAAAACGCTTTCGCGAACTGACGCGCACCGGCGACCTGGCCAAAGTCATCGCCGGTATCGACGCCGCGAATGCTGCGGGTTTTCAACACACCAAACTCAATTGCGTGGTGATGAAAGGCCGCAATGATCACGAGATCAACGACCTGGTGGCGTTCGCCATCGAACGCGGCGTGGATATCAGCTTTATCGAGGAAATGCCCCTGGGCGAGATCAGCGAACACAGCCGTGCCGAGGCGTTCTACTCCAGTGCGCAAGTGCGCGAGCGCATCGCCGAACGCTACACCCTGATCGACTCCGCCGAATCGACCCAGGGCCCGTCACGCTACTGGCGCCTGGCCGAAGCGCCGCATATCCGCCTGGGCTTTATTTCCCCCCACAGCCACAACTTCTGCGGCACCTGCAACCGCGTGCGATTGACCGTGGAAGGCCGCTTGCTGCTGTGCCTGGGCAACGAGCATTCGGTCGACCTCAAGGAGGTGCTGCGCCGTTACCCGGGTGAACCGCAACGGCTGGAGCACGCCATCCTCGAGTCGATGAAGATCAAGCCTTATCGACACAACTTCGAGCTAAATGACGACGTGCAGGTGGTGCGTTTCATGAGCATGACCGGCGGCTAG